A single region of the Anaerolineae bacterium genome encodes:
- a CDS encoding zinc ribbon domain-containing protein: protein MIYCPNCGTANRDGSKFCNECGQRLTGAEGVRCPMCGALNRSGSVFCTQCGSRLIAVEAPAQPPAAPAPAGEEAVPEWLAKLREAAQREVSIGEEAPAPEQREEEAPAPEQREEEAPALEQHEEEAPTAGPAEELPKAPVFVIEEGEAEWVPPDWLSELRARSAGVEEETPAAPSEPLAEAVEEAPAAPVFAEEEAVSEVPDWLQRLRAEVAAEEAPAPPPAEPIGTEAAGPAFPEEAAPVFP, encoded by the coding sequence ATGATCTACTGCCCCAACTGTGGGACTGCCAATCGTGATGGGAGCAAATTTTGTAATGAGTGCGGCCAGCGCCTGACCGGCGCGGAGGGGGTGCGCTGTCCGATGTGCGGCGCACTGAACCGCAGTGGCAGTGTCTTCTGCACGCAGTGCGGCTCCCGACTGATAGCGGTGGAAGCGCCGGCGCAACCGCCGGCGGCGCCTGCACCCGCCGGCGAGGAGGCCGTTCCCGAGTGGCTGGCCAAACTGCGGGAGGCCGCACAGCGCGAGGTGTCTATCGGGGAGGAAGCGCCGGCCCCGGAACAGCGCGAGGAAGAAGCACCGGCCCCGGAACAGCGCGAGGAAGAAGCGCCGGCCCTGGAACAGCATGAGGAAGAGGCGCCGACCGCCGGCCCCGCTGAAGAACTGCCAAAAGCCCCGGTCTTCGTCATCGAAGAGGGCGAGGCCGAATGGGTGCCGCCCGATTGGCTGAGCGAACTGCGCGCCCGCAGTGCAGGGGTAGAAGAGGAAACGCCGGCCGCACCGTCCGAGCCCCTGGCCGAGGCGGTGGAGGAGGCGCCGGCGGCACCCGTGTTCGCCGAAGAAGAAGCGGTGTCCGAGGTGCCCGATTGGCTCCAGAGACTGCGGGCGGAGGTCGCCGCGGAGGAGGCGCCTGCACCTCCACCCGCCGAACCCATCGGCACAGAAGCGGCTGGGCCGGCCTTCCCCGAGGAGGCCGCGCCGGTCTTCCCTG
- a CDS encoding trimethylamine methyltransferase family protein translates to MSRAPFSSGWQCAILTEEDKERLHLATLEVLRRTGVRVHHERALALLEQAGCPISDGNLVRIPPHLVEQAVRTAPPSITVYDRLGQPAMYLEGKNVYFGTGSDLPNVRDVYTGERRPARKADVANAALVCDALPQISFIMSMALPSDVPIAVSDVHSFEAMLTHSTKPIVYTAHDAFGLALIVEMAAVMRQDMEDLRRRPFLILYAEPTTPLQHSFEAVDKLLFVARHNLPVAYVPGSISGAAAPITPAGAMVVTNAELLSGLVIAQLERPGAPCIFGSGTGPLDMRTMVNMYAAPEFMLMTSAMAEMGRYYRLPTWGFAGCSDAKLFDQQAAAEGALWVMAAALGGANLVHDVGYIESGLTCSLEMLVTMNEVIDMVRHTLCRVDMSPEALALEVIDQVGPGGDFLSTEHTLRHCREGWLASLFDKWGYAEWEAAGGLTAGERANQMARQILETHRPAPISEEQRRRLDEILERAERRHSSAAGAPSPAAKEEVQ, encoded by the coding sequence ATGTCCCGTGCGCCATTCTCCTCGGGCTGGCAGTGCGCCATCCTGACCGAAGAGGATAAGGAACGCCTGCACCTGGCGACGCTGGAGGTCCTGCGCCGCACCGGCGTGCGCGTGCACCATGAAAGGGCGCTGGCCCTGCTGGAGCAGGCCGGCTGTCCGATCAGCGACGGCAACCTGGTGCGCATCCCGCCCCATCTGGTGGAACAGGCGGTGCGCACCGCGCCGCCCTCCATCACCGTGTATGACCGTCTGGGCCAGCCGGCGATGTACCTGGAGGGCAAGAACGTCTACTTCGGCACCGGCTCCGACCTCCCCAACGTGCGCGATGTGTACACGGGGGAGCGCCGGCCGGCGCGCAAAGCCGATGTCGCCAACGCCGCGCTGGTCTGCGATGCGCTTCCCCAGATCAGCTTCATCATGTCCATGGCCCTGCCGTCCGATGTACCCATCGCTGTCTCGGACGTGCACAGCTTCGAGGCCATGCTGACCCATTCCACTAAGCCCATCGTCTACACCGCGCACGATGCGTTCGGTCTGGCGCTCATCGTCGAAATGGCCGCCGTCATGCGCCAGGACATGGAAGATCTGCGCCGGCGGCCCTTCCTCATCCTGTACGCCGAGCCGACCACGCCGCTACAACATTCCTTCGAGGCCGTGGATAAGCTCCTGTTCGTAGCGCGCCACAACCTGCCGGTCGCCTATGTGCCCGGCAGTATCTCCGGGGCGGCAGCGCCCATCACGCCGGCCGGCGCCATGGTGGTCACCAACGCCGAACTGCTCAGCGGCCTGGTCATCGCCCAGCTCGAGCGGCCAGGCGCGCCCTGCATCTTCGGCTCCGGCACCGGCCCGCTGGACATGCGCACCATGGTCAACATGTATGCCGCGCCCGAGTTCATGCTGATGACCAGCGCCATGGCGGAGATGGGCCGCTATTACCGCCTGCCGACCTGGGGTTTCGCCGGCTGTTCCGATGCCAAGCTCTTCGACCAGCAGGCCGCCGCCGAGGGCGCGTTGTGGGTCATGGCCGCCGCGCTCGGCGGTGCCAACCTGGTGCACGATGTGGGGTATATTGAAAGCGGGCTGACCTGCTCGCTGGAAATGCTGGTGACCATGAACGAGGTCATTGACATGGTGCGGCACACCCTGTGCCGCGTGGATATGTCCCCGGAGGCCCTGGCGCTGGAGGTGATTGACCAGGTAGGGCCGGGCGGGGATTTCCTCTCCACGGAGCACACCCTGCGCCACTGCCGCGAAGGGTGGCTGGCGTCCCTGTTCGACAAGTGGGGGTATGCCGAGTGGGAGGCCGCCGGCGGCCTTACCGCCGGCGAACGGGCCAACCAGATGGCCCGCCAGATCCTGGAAACGCACCGGCCGGCGCCCATTTCCGAGGAACAGCGCCGCCGGCTGGATGAAATTCTGGAACGGGCAGAACGCCGGCACTCCTCTGCCGCCGGCGCTCCCTCGCCCGCCGCGAAAGAGGAGGTGCAGTAA
- the lexA gene encoding transcriptional repressor LexA: MALTQRQQQILDYIRRYLAENEFPPSIREIMRALNISSTSVVNYNLNVLVEKGYITRQRELARGIRLVELPAASETEQETAIVSIPILGTIAAGVPIPVPDTITVPEEYIRLTRDITQEAGDIYALRVRGDSMIDALINDGDIVIMKHQKEARNGELVAVWLKNEKETTLKRFYREGNRVRLQPANPFMEPIYTSADNVEIQGKVILIIRQPSLSSN; this comes from the coding sequence ATGGCCCTGACCCAACGTCAACAGCAAATCCTGGATTACATCCGCCGCTACCTGGCGGAGAACGAGTTCCCCCCGTCCATTCGCGAGATCATGCGCGCCCTGAACATCTCCTCCACCTCCGTGGTCAACTACAACCTGAACGTCCTGGTGGAAAAGGGCTATATCACGCGCCAGCGCGAGCTGGCGCGCGGCATCCGCCTGGTGGAACTGCCGGCCGCATCCGAAACGGAGCAGGAAACTGCTATCGTCTCCATCCCCATCCTGGGCACCATCGCCGCCGGCGTCCCCATCCCCGTCCCGGACACCATCACTGTCCCCGAGGAGTACATCCGCCTGACGCGCGACATCACCCAGGAGGCCGGCGACATCTACGCCCTGCGCGTGCGCGGCGATTCGATGATTGACGCCCTCATCAACGACGGCGATATCGTTATCATGAAGCATCAGAAAGAAGCGCGCAACGGCGAGCTGGTGGCGGTGTGGCTAAAGAACGAGAAGGAGACCACGCTCAAGCGCTTCTACCGCGAGGGGAACCGCGTGCGTCTCCAGCCGGCCAACCCCTTTATGGAACCCATCTACACCAGCGCCGACAACGTCGAGATCCAGGGCAAGGTCATCCTCATCATCCGCCAGCCCAGCCTCTCCTCCAACTGA
- a CDS encoding ABC transporter substrate-binding protein: MARRLSRKRFLEVAGVGSALVALSACAPKPTEAPTAAPAATQPLAPTATPVPPTATPVPAGPKILRVRLYGDIQNLDPCFRISQNDDVVANCVMEGLVRYGPNSYDLINQLVEEIKQSEDGLVIEFKLKEGVKWHKGYGELTTEDVKFSYERFIDPELKAAYADDWATLDHVEIIDKYRGKIILKEPFAPLWKTTLPVASGSIVCKKYVEEVGIEKFATDIIGTGPYIFAEWMPKQKIVLKRNPEYHGDPPPWDEIHFLPIEDDKAAEIAAEAGEVDFSRISIASIPRFENHPNLKLAKYPSLRYRWIGMNVEHPKLQDIRVRQAIRYAIDVPAILQAAYMGQAEREKTLIPPGLLGHWKDAPVYERDVEKAKALLAEAGVTSLDLRFDIQDTTEYRTWAEIAQQNLKDIGINLTINPMDSSSFWQIGAGEQGKEVELFSGNYSMQPDPAWATMWFTCEQVGVWNWQRWCEPKFDELHRKGLVTMDDAEREKIYIEMEKLFDAACHSVWITHGVYAYVYSPKIQPAVTPHGVPQAEFMKPA, translated from the coding sequence ATGGCTCGACGATTGTCTCGCAAACGGTTCCTTGAAGTAGCCGGCGTTGGTTCCGCGCTGGTGGCGCTGAGCGCCTGCGCGCCCAAGCCCACCGAGGCGCCGACCGCGGCCCCGGCCGCTACTCAGCCGCTGGCCCCGACCGCTACCCCGGTGCCGCCCACGGCCACCCCGGTGCCGGCCGGCCCCAAAATCCTGCGCGTGCGCCTGTACGGCGACATCCAGAACCTCGACCCCTGCTTCCGCATCTCCCAGAACGATGACGTAGTCGCCAACTGCGTCATGGAGGGCCTCGTCCGCTACGGCCCCAACTCCTACGACCTGATCAACCAGCTCGTCGAGGAGATCAAGCAGTCGGAGGACGGCCTGGTCATCGAGTTCAAGCTCAAGGAAGGGGTCAAGTGGCACAAGGGCTACGGCGAGCTGACCACCGAGGACGTCAAGTTCTCCTACGAGCGCTTCATTGATCCCGAGCTGAAGGCCGCCTATGCCGACGACTGGGCCACGCTGGACCACGTGGAGATCATTGACAAGTATCGGGGCAAGATCATCCTGAAAGAGCCCTTTGCCCCGCTGTGGAAGACCACCCTGCCGGTGGCCAGCGGCTCCATCGTCTGCAAGAAGTACGTCGAGGAAGTCGGCATCGAGAAGTTCGCCACCGACATCATCGGCACCGGCCCCTATATCTTCGCCGAGTGGATGCCCAAGCAGAAGATCGTCCTGAAGCGCAACCCCGAGTATCACGGGGATCCGCCCCCCTGGGATGAGATTCACTTTCTCCCCATCGAGGACGACAAGGCGGCCGAGATCGCGGCCGAGGCCGGCGAGGTGGACTTCAGCCGCATCTCCATCGCCTCCATCCCGCGCTTCGAGAACCATCCCAACCTCAAGCTGGCCAAGTATCCGTCCCTGCGCTACCGCTGGATCGGTATGAACGTCGAGCACCCCAAACTGCAGGACATCCGCGTGCGCCAGGCCATCCGCTATGCCATTGACGTGCCGGCCATCCTGCAGGCGGCCTATATGGGCCAGGCCGAGCGCGAGAAGACCCTCATCCCGCCCGGACTGCTGGGACACTGGAAGGATGCGCCGGTGTACGAACGGGATGTGGAGAAGGCCAAGGCTCTCCTGGCCGAGGCCGGCGTCACCTCCCTCGACCTGCGCTTCGACATCCAGGACACCACCGAGTACCGCACCTGGGCCGAGATCGCCCAGCAGAACCTGAAGGACATCGGCATCAACCTGACCATCAACCCGATGGACTCCAGCAGTTTCTGGCAGATCGGCGCCGGCGAGCAGGGCAAAGAGGTCGAGCTCTTCTCCGGCAACTATTCCATGCAGCCCGACCCCGCCTGGGCCACCATGTGGTTCACCTGCGAGCAGGTGGGCGTGTGGAACTGGCAGCGCTGGTGCGAGCCGAAGTTCGACGAACTGCACCGCAAGGGCCTGGTGACCATGGATGACGCCGAGCGCGAGAAGATTTACATCGAGATGGAGAAGCTGTTCGACGCCGCCTGCCACAGCGTCTGGATCACCCACGGCGTGTACGCCTATGTGTACTCGCCCAAGATCCAGCCGGCGGTCACGCCGCACGGTGTGCCGCAGGCGGAGTTCATGAAGCCGGCGTGA
- a CDS encoding trimethylamine methyltransferase family protein yields the protein MTTRRVVLQLLHEDELRQIEETALRILDEVGIALEHERAREMLHGLGCRVEGHRVYIPPHVVQWALQNVTPHREEYTPDGKLAFRFGDGAIRFHNSGGPPFVIDLETGERRPATMQDVGDITRLLDALEHVDVITPLFGPQDVPAEIMELAATAAMLKNTRKPVSAAAVENPADVPYMVQMAQVLCGGEEAFRRHPTMSISVSPVSPLTFTEKVTAAIMAVAEAGAPFHSLPAPSLGATGPITLAGALAQQHAEVLASFVLVAAVRPGAPVTYCSRINPIDLRTAVSSWGGPEVGLAGACATQLAHRLGLTCDTYGLCSSADRVDAQFAYERFANAVMPALAGADIMSGVGGIASGLAGGYEIAVIDNEMISLLKRLVQGCEVNQDTLAFDVIREVVRRDGVFLGEPHTVLHMRRGEIWMPGISERRTGAGDESAVGVLARARARAREILQTHVVEPWPAEALRQLDEILTRARRERLGE from the coding sequence ATGACTACCCGCCGTGTGGTACTGCAGTTGTTGCACGAGGACGAACTGCGACAAATAGAAGAGACGGCCCTGCGCATCCTGGACGAGGTCGGGATCGCGCTCGAACATGAGCGTGCCCGCGAGATGCTCCACGGCCTGGGCTGTCGCGTCGAGGGGCACCGCGTGTACATCCCGCCCCATGTGGTGCAGTGGGCGCTCCAGAACGTGACCCCTCATCGGGAGGAATATACGCCGGATGGGAAGCTCGCTTTCCGCTTCGGCGATGGTGCTATCCGCTTTCACAACAGCGGCGGCCCTCCTTTTGTGATTGACCTGGAAACGGGGGAACGCCGGCCGGCCACCATGCAGGACGTTGGCGACATCACCCGCCTGCTGGACGCGCTGGAACATGTGGACGTCATTACGCCGCTGTTCGGCCCGCAGGACGTGCCGGCGGAAATCATGGAGCTGGCGGCCACCGCCGCCATGCTGAAAAACACCCGCAAGCCGGTCTCCGCCGCGGCCGTGGAAAACCCCGCCGACGTGCCCTATATGGTCCAGATGGCCCAGGTGCTTTGCGGAGGGGAAGAGGCCTTCCGCCGGCATCCCACCATGTCCATCAGCGTCTCCCCGGTCAGCCCACTGACCTTCACCGAAAAGGTCACCGCGGCCATTATGGCGGTGGCGGAGGCCGGCGCGCCATTCCATTCCTTGCCGGCCCCCTCACTGGGCGCCACCGGCCCCATCACCCTGGCCGGCGCCCTGGCCCAACAGCATGCCGAGGTGCTGGCCAGCTTCGTGCTGGTGGCCGCCGTGCGGCCCGGCGCCCCGGTGACCTACTGCTCGCGCATCAATCCCATTGACCTGCGCACGGCGGTGTCCTCCTGGGGCGGGCCGGAGGTGGGGCTGGCCGGCGCCTGCGCCACACAGCTCGCCCATCGGCTGGGCCTGACCTGCGACACCTACGGCCTGTGCAGCAGCGCGGACCGCGTGGACGCCCAGTTTGCTTACGAGCGCTTCGCCAATGCCGTCATGCCGGCCCTGGCCGGCGCCGACATTATGTCCGGCGTGGGCGGCATCGCCAGCGGGCTGGCCGGCGGCTATGAGATCGCCGTCATTGACAACGAGATGATCAGCCTGCTCAAGCGCCTGGTGCAGGGTTGTGAGGTGAACCAGGACACGTTGGCATTTGATGTCATCCGTGAAGTGGTCCGGCGCGACGGCGTGTTCCTGGGCGAGCCCCATACGGTCCTTCATATGCGGCGCGGCGAAATCTGGATGCCGGGCATCAGCGAACGGCGCACTGGCGCCGGCGATGAATCCGCCGTAGGGGTGCTGGCCCGGGCGCGGGCGCGAGCTCGCGAGATCCTGCAGACCCATGTGGTGGAACCCTGGCCGGCGGAAGCCCTGCGCCAACTGGACGAAATCCTGACCCGCGCGCGGCGGGAACGATTGGGCGAATGA